The following proteins are encoded in a genomic region of Eulemur rufifrons isolate Redbay chromosome 18, OSU_ERuf_1, whole genome shotgun sequence:
- the PRIMPOL gene encoding DNA-directed primase/polymerase protein translates to MNRKWEAKLKQIEERASHYERKPLSSLYRPRLSKPEEPPSIWKLFHRQTQAFNFVRSCKEDVHVFALECKVEDGQRIYLVTTYTELWFYYKSRKNLLHCYEVIPENAVCKLYFDLEFKKPTNPGADGKKMVALLIEHVCKALQELYSVNCSAEDVLNLDSSTDDKFSRHLIFQLHDVAFKDNIHVGNFVRKILQPALHLIASEDDSGFPETAGHASPHFSEAPIEQGISFNKTSTDKDIGESWTFTSEKLERRESAEHSSPELSFLVVKNNMGEKHLFVDLGVYTRNRNFRLYKSSKIGKRVALEVAEDNKFFPLQSKYISKEYQYFLSSLVSNVRFSDTLKILTCDTPQNKRKGVEYCNSNSTSVETIEGFQCSPYPEVDHFVLSLVNKNGIKGGIRRWNYFFPEELLVYDICKYRWCENIGRAHKSNNIMILVDLKNEVWYQKCHDPVCKAENFKSDCFPLPAEVCLLFLFKDEEEFPADETDETRNNKTKNPQEQSPNKSSTSSDVDWDDGIDDAYFLEATEDAEFAEAAENSLLSYNSTVDEIPDELIIEVLQE, encoded by the exons ATGAACAGAAAATGGGAAGCAAAACTGAAGCAAATTGAAGAACGAGCATCTCATTATGAGAGGAAACCATTGTCCTCACTGTATAGACCAAGATTATCCAAGCCAGAAGAACCACCCTCCATTTGGAAACTATTTCATCGACAAACTCAAGCCTTTAATTTTGTTAGAAGCTGTAAAGAA GACGTTCATGTATTTGCTTTGGAATGCAAAGTGGAAGATGGACAACGTATTTACCTTGTAACAACCTATACTGAACTTTGGTTTTACTATAAATCCAG AAAAAATCTGTTGCACTGCTATGAAGTTATTCCTGAAAATGCTGTGTGCAAACTTTACTTCGACTTGGAATTTAAGAAACCTACCAATCCAGGAGCTGATGGGAAAAAGATGGTTGCATTACTCATTGAG CATGTGTGTAAAGCGCTTCAAGAGTTATATAGTGTTAATTGCTCAGCTGAAGATGTTTTGAACTTGGATTCTAGCACCGATGATAAATTTAGCCGTCATTTAATATTTCAACTCCATGATGTGGCATTTAAAGATAACATTCATGTTG GTAATTTTGTGAGAAAAATTTTGCAGCCTGCTCTTCACTTAATTGCCAGCGAGGATGACAGTGGCTTTCCAGAGACAGCAGGCCAtgcatctccccatttctccGAAGCACCAATAGAACAAGGAATTTCCTTTAACAAAACGTCCACAGATAAGGATATAGGAGAGAGCTGGACGTTCACTTCAGAGAAACTGGAGAGGAGGGAGTCAGCTGAGCACAGCAGTCCTGAGCTTTCGTTTTTAGTTGTGAAGAACAACATGGGAGAAAAGCATCTTTTTGTGGATCTAG GAGTTTatacaagaaatagaaattttcgGCTCTATAAATCATCAAAAATAGGAAAGCGCGTGGCTTTGGAGGTTGCTGAAGATAACAAATTTTTTCCTCTACaatcaaaatatatttccaaagaatatcagtattttctttcttctttggtcAGCAATGTCAG attctcagatactttaaaaattcttacatGTGACACACCTCAGAATAAACGAAAGGGAGTTGAATACTGTAACAGTAACAGCACTTCag TAGAGACCATTGAAGGCTTTCAGTGTTCACCCTATCCTGAAGTTgatcattttgttctttctttggtGAATAAAAATGGCATTAAAGGAG GAATTCGACGTTGGAACTACTTTTTCCCAGAAGAATTATTGGTTTATGATATTTGTAAATATCGCTGGTGTGAAAACATTGGAAGAGCCCACAAGAGTAATAACATCAT GATTCTGGTTGATCTGAAAAATGAAGTTTGGTATCAAAAATGTCATGATCCTGTATGTAAAGCAGAAAACTTCAAATCTGACT GTTTTCCACTACCTGCTGAAGTATGTCTCCTGTTTCTTTTCAAAGAT GAAGAGGAGTTTCCAGCAGATGAAACAGATGAAACTAGGAACAATAAAACCAAGAATCCTCAGGAACAGTCACCTAATAAGTCATCAACATCTTCTGATGTGGACTGGGATGATGGCATTGATGATGCTTATTTTTTAGAAGCCACTGAAGATGCTGAATTCGCTGAAGCTGCAGAGAACAGTCTTCTCAGTTACAATAGTACAGTAGATGAAATTCCTGATGAACTAATTATAGAAGTATTACAAGAGTAG